The following proteins come from a genomic window of Achromobacter deleyi:
- a CDS encoding CaiB/BaiF CoA transferase family protein codes for MTRPPALDGVRVLDLSRILAGPWCTQNLADLGADVIKIERPGVGDDTRAWGPPFLKDGQGIDTNESAYYLSANRNKRSVEADMATPHGAALIRELAAVSDILVENFKVGGLAKYGLDYASLKAINPRLIYCSITGFGQDGPFARRPGYDFMIQGMGGLMSITGERDDLPGGGPQKAGVAVTDIVTGMYATVAILAALQERHRSGLGQHLDIALLDSHVALLANQNSNYFNSGVAPTRAGNAHQNVVPYQVFAARDGHLIVATGNESQYRAYCAAIGAPELGDDPRFATNRLRVTNRGTLVPLLADIMREGRRDDWIARLEAAGVPCGPINDIAQAFAHPQAQARKLRRDLPHPGGGVAPVTASPLRFSASPVVYRRAPPLLGQHTEEVLRDVLGKSPQAIAAFVAGRAG; via the coding sequence ATGACGCGCCCGCCCGCATTGGACGGCGTCCGCGTGCTGGACCTGTCGCGCATCCTGGCCGGCCCCTGGTGCACGCAGAACCTGGCCGACCTGGGCGCCGACGTCATCAAGATCGAGCGCCCCGGCGTCGGCGACGACACCCGCGCCTGGGGCCCGCCCTTCCTCAAGGACGGCCAGGGCATCGACACCAACGAGTCGGCCTACTACCTCAGCGCCAACCGCAACAAGCGTTCGGTCGAGGCCGACATGGCCACGCCGCACGGCGCCGCGCTGATCCGCGAACTGGCGGCGGTCAGCGATATCCTGGTCGAGAACTTCAAGGTCGGCGGACTGGCCAAGTATGGCCTGGACTACGCCAGCCTGAAGGCCATCAATCCGCGCCTGATCTATTGCTCGATCACCGGCTTCGGCCAGGACGGGCCGTTCGCGCGGCGCCCCGGCTACGATTTCATGATCCAGGGCATGGGCGGCCTGATGAGCATCACCGGCGAACGCGACGACCTGCCCGGCGGCGGCCCGCAGAAGGCCGGCGTGGCGGTCACCGACATCGTCACCGGCATGTATGCCACCGTGGCGATCCTGGCGGCCTTGCAGGAACGCCACCGCAGCGGGCTGGGCCAGCACCTGGACATCGCGCTGCTCGACAGCCACGTGGCCTTGCTGGCCAACCAGAATTCCAACTACTTCAATTCCGGCGTGGCGCCGACGCGCGCCGGCAACGCCCACCAGAACGTGGTGCCCTACCAGGTGTTCGCCGCCCGCGACGGCCACCTGATCGTGGCCACCGGCAATGAATCGCAGTACCGCGCCTATTGCGCGGCGATCGGCGCGCCCGAACTGGGCGATGATCCGCGCTTTGCCACCAACCGGCTGCGCGTGACCAACCGCGGCACGCTGGTGCCCTTGCTCGCGGACATCATGCGCGAGGGCAGGCGCGATGACTGGATCGCCCGGCTGGAAGCGGCGGGCGTGCCCTGCGGGCCGATCAACGACATCGCCCAGGCCTTCGCCCATCCGCAGGCGCAGGCGCGGAAACTGCGCCGCGACCTGCCCCACCCTGGCGGCGGCGTCGCGCCCGTGACCGCCAGCCCGCTGCGCTTCTCGGCCTCGCCGGTGGTGTATCGGCGCGCCCCGCCGCTGCTGGGCCAGCACACCGAGGAAGTGCTGCGCGACGTCCTGGGGAAGTCGCCGCAGGCGATTGCCGCATTCGTGGCTGGCCGCGCGGGATAG
- a CDS encoding SDR family NAD(P)-dependent oxidoreductase — MSGIVSGKVVVVTGAGGGIGRGIALAMAQAGAKVVVNDIGVSLTGEGGGEGPAHAVAREIAAAGGQAVANTDSVAAYDSASRVIQTAIDAFGRVDAVINNAGNLRDRVFHKMSEEEWRQVIDVHLNGSFFMSRAAAPYFREQESGAFVHMTSTSGLIGNFGQANYAAAKLGIVALSKSIALDMARYNVRSNCIAPFAWSRMTSSIPAETDEEKARVEKLKKMEADKVAPMAVYLASDAASAITAQVFAVRANEIMLMSQPRPLRSVHYSEGWTPELTGEIAVPAMRKHFYALERSPDVIDWDPI; from the coding sequence ATGAGCGGTATTGTTTCCGGCAAGGTAGTGGTGGTTACCGGCGCGGGCGGCGGCATCGGCCGCGGCATCGCGCTGGCCATGGCGCAGGCGGGCGCCAAGGTGGTGGTCAACGACATCGGCGTCTCGCTCACCGGCGAAGGCGGCGGCGAAGGCCCCGCGCATGCCGTGGCGCGCGAGATCGCCGCGGCCGGCGGACAAGCCGTCGCCAATACCGACAGCGTGGCCGCCTACGACAGCGCCAGCCGCGTCATCCAGACCGCCATCGACGCCTTCGGCCGCGTCGACGCGGTGATCAACAACGCCGGCAACCTGCGCGACCGGGTTTTCCACAAGATGAGCGAAGAGGAATGGCGCCAGGTCATCGACGTGCACCTGAACGGCTCGTTCTTCATGAGCCGCGCCGCCGCGCCGTATTTCCGCGAGCAGGAATCGGGCGCCTTCGTGCACATGACGTCCACCTCGGGCCTGATCGGCAACTTCGGCCAGGCCAACTACGCCGCCGCCAAGCTCGGCATCGTGGCGCTGTCCAAGTCGATCGCGCTGGACATGGCGCGCTACAACGTGCGCTCGAACTGCATCGCGCCATTCGCCTGGAGCCGCATGACCAGCTCGATTCCCGCCGAGACCGACGAGGAAAAGGCGCGCGTCGAGAAACTCAAGAAAATGGAAGCCGACAAGGTCGCGCCCATGGCCGTGTACCTGGCCAGCGACGCGGCCAGCGCCATCACCGCGCAGGTCTTCGCGGTGCGCGCCAACGAGATCATGCTGATGAGCCAGCCGCGGCCGCTGCGCAGCGTGCACTACAGCGAAGGCTGGACGCCCGAGCTGACCGGCGAGATCGCCGTGCCCGCCATGCGCAAGCACTTCTACGCGTTGGAGCGCTCGCCCGACGTGATCGACTGGGATCCCATCTGA
- a CDS encoding LysR family transcriptional regulator, translated as MRHDLTDLRLFLNVGETLNLTRAAERTFLSLPAASARVKHMEEAFKARLLVRMATGVALTPAGEVLLKHANAVFRQLECLNADLQPYASGLKGRLRLLANTTATNSFLADALSTFLAENPDVDVELEEKISGDIVIAIRAGAGDLGLVAGNIDVEGLDVTPLFRDELTVVTALDHPLAASKSAHFADLVDAYQFVGIHPDSAIQTFLEDIASGLGKRICQRVHVGSFEAVCRMVEAGAGIAVVPRACAARYSRPDALHVLKLDDPWALRDRLLCRQRGRDLPSFAECFIEHVQRAARGQ; from the coding sequence ATGAGACATGATCTGACTGACCTGCGGCTCTTCCTGAACGTGGGAGAGACGCTCAATCTGACCCGCGCGGCCGAACGCACGTTCCTGTCGCTGCCCGCCGCGAGCGCGCGCGTCAAGCACATGGAAGAGGCCTTCAAGGCGCGGCTGCTGGTGCGCATGGCCACGGGCGTGGCGCTGACGCCGGCGGGCGAGGTGCTGCTCAAGCACGCCAACGCGGTGTTCCGCCAGCTCGAGTGCCTGAACGCCGACCTGCAGCCTTACGCCAGCGGCCTGAAGGGACGGCTGCGCCTGCTGGCCAATACCACCGCCACCAATTCCTTCCTGGCCGACGCGCTGTCGACGTTCCTGGCCGAGAACCCGGACGTGGACGTCGAACTGGAAGAGAAGATCTCGGGCGACATCGTCATCGCGATCCGCGCGGGCGCCGGCGACCTGGGTCTGGTGGCCGGCAACATCGACGTCGAGGGCCTGGACGTGACGCCGCTGTTCCGCGATGAACTCACCGTGGTCACGGCGCTGGATCATCCGCTGGCGGCTTCGAAGTCGGCGCATTTCGCCGACCTGGTCGACGCCTATCAGTTCGTCGGCATTCATCCCGACAGCGCCATCCAGACCTTCCTGGAAGACATCGCCAGCGGCCTGGGCAAGCGCATCTGCCAGCGCGTGCACGTGGGCAGTTTCGAGGCCGTGTGCCGCATGGTCGAGGCCGGCGCCGGCATCGCCGTGGTGCCGCGCGCCTGCGCGGCGCGCTACAGCCGGCCCGATGCGTTGCATGTGCTGAAGCTGGACGACCCCTGGGCCCTGCGCGACCGCTTGTTGTGCCGTCAGCGCGGACGTGACCTGCCGAGCTTTGCCGAGTGCTTCATCGAGCACGTGCAGCGCGCGGCGCGCGGGCAGTAG
- a CDS encoding autotransporter outer membrane beta-barrel domain-containing protein, protein MPDAALADAGKRGGGLGGRAIKNSVLSPLIRGGEGGGLEAVVAGGVVGAGGNATNSPGTGGLAPATLGADETTITVDAHGRNGSCAAPCTPDGPDHSGGGGGVAILGGENTRLTVAAGVDVRGGAGALGADGLVYASGAQHTGGGGGGGGAGIAVQSGTLTLNGNVTGGAGGPSPNHPGGGGDGVVLGHGDIIVNARISGGQGGWRRYYYTPKSASGDGGSGISIGSGTVINNDVVLGGRPGAVEVPAAATEGKVGVALRAGSNTTVTNKRRFNSSGGAAIVFEGNDNTLIMWSGSDILGDVRFMGQRNQLALGSDDDAPTTAKIWSDGNLDFGTDGVYTVRVTPSAADRLDVVNAARLNGAAVKVNAMASDLYAEHTTYTILHADGTFKGTRFGDVASNLAYLTPTLSYSDDDQDALLTLVRKEAPAPRPPDPAPPVIDPVPPPPDPVPPVIDPAPPSDPVPPVIDPVPPSPDPVPPVIDPAPPSDPVPPVIDPVLPSPDPVPPVIDPAPPSPDPVPPVIDPVPPSPDPVPPEAGGGAPSGSIRFADLLGGRNAIAAANAIDGLPDGHDLYRHALNLPEGAPQAFFSALAGELHASVRHALPGLDATIRNVPLAHLRANLSAGLRPGEPIAAAGLSDAAPAASTLPVSRARPVWAQLIGNWQRQDATDDSTAVRLRTTGLFVGADHALGAGWRLGGALGYTDSQLRTKGTADRGGIDSYSALAYGGKAFEAGPGTLNLMLGASHTWHDIDTRRRVAVGGLDQTLRAGYRANTTQVFTELGYTLAPGNGLTLEPYAGLAWAGLRSRAFQESGGSAALSGTRQATRTTTATLGLRAAQSLQMGPLQGSVTAGAGWRRAFGDLRPTSTLAFDTGSAFTVTGAPIARNAALLEAGLQAQAGRNATIALNYAGQLGAGSRDHSATLSWRWTF, encoded by the coding sequence TTGCCGGACGCGGCGCTCGCCGACGCGGGCAAGCGTGGCGGCGGCCTGGGCGGGCGGGCCATCAAGAACAGCGTCCTGAGTCCGCTCATCCGCGGCGGCGAAGGCGGCGGATTGGAGGCCGTCGTCGCGGGCGGCGTGGTCGGCGCGGGCGGCAATGCCACCAACAGCCCGGGCACCGGCGGTCTCGCCCCCGCAACCCTCGGCGCCGATGAAACAACCATCACGGTCGACGCGCACGGCCGCAATGGCAGTTGCGCCGCGCCGTGCACCCCCGATGGCCCCGATCATTCCGGCGGCGGCGGCGGCGTCGCCATCCTCGGAGGAGAAAACACCCGCCTGACCGTGGCCGCGGGGGTCGACGTCCGGGGCGGCGCGGGCGCGTTGGGCGCCGACGGGCTGGTCTACGCCAGCGGCGCCCAGCACACGGGCGGTGGCGGCGGTGGCGGCGGCGCCGGCATCGCCGTGCAGTCCGGCACCTTGACCCTGAACGGCAACGTCACGGGCGGCGCAGGGGGCCCCTCTCCGAACCATCCCGGCGGCGGCGGCGATGGCGTGGTGCTCGGGCATGGGGACATCATCGTCAATGCGCGGATCTCCGGCGGACAAGGCGGCTGGCGCCGTTATTACTACACCCCGAAATCGGCCAGCGGAGACGGGGGCAGCGGCATATCGATCGGCTCGGGCACCGTCATCAACAACGACGTCGTACTAGGCGGCCGCCCGGGCGCCGTGGAGGTCCCCGCCGCAGCCACCGAGGGCAAGGTCGGCGTCGCGCTGCGCGCCGGCTCCAACACCACGGTCACCAACAAGCGCCGCTTCAACAGCAGCGGCGGCGCCGCCATCGTGTTCGAAGGCAACGACAACACGCTGATCATGTGGTCCGGCTCCGACATCCTTGGCGATGTCCGCTTCATGGGCCAGCGCAATCAACTGGCGCTGGGCAGCGACGACGACGCCCCCACCACGGCGAAGATCTGGAGCGACGGCAATCTCGACTTCGGCACCGATGGCGTCTACACCGTCCGGGTCACGCCCTCCGCGGCGGACCGCCTGGATGTCGTGAATGCCGCCAGGCTCAACGGCGCGGCCGTGAAGGTCAACGCCATGGCATCGGACCTGTACGCCGAGCACACCACCTACACCATCCTGCACGCCGACGGCACGTTCAAGGGCACGCGCTTTGGCGACGTGGCGTCCAACCTGGCGTACCTCACCCCCACACTCAGCTATTCAGATGACGATCAGGACGCCCTGCTGACGTTGGTGCGCAAGGAAGCGCCCGCGCCGCGCCCTCCCGATCCGGCTCCGCCCGTGATTGATCCGGTTCCGCCTCCTCCCGATCCGGTGCCGCCCGTGATTGATCCGGCTCCGCCTTCTGATCCGGTGCCGCCGGTGATTGATCCAGTTCCGCCTTCTCCCGATCCGGTGCCGCCGGTGATTGATCCGGCTCCGCCTTCTGATCCGGTGCCGCCGGTGATTGATCCAGTTCTGCCTTCTCCCGATCCGGTGCCGCCCGTGATTGATCCGGCTCCGCCTTCTCCCGATCCGGTGCCGCCCGTGATTGATCCAGTTCCGCCTTCTCCCGATCCGGTTCCGCCGGAAGCGGGCGGCGGCGCCCCGTCGGGATCGATTCGTTTCGCCGATCTGCTCGGCGGGCGCAACGCCATCGCCGCCGCCAATGCGATCGACGGCCTGCCCGACGGGCATGACCTCTACCGCCACGCGTTGAACCTGCCCGAAGGCGCGCCGCAGGCCTTTTTTTCGGCGCTCGCCGGGGAACTGCACGCCAGCGTCCGCCATGCGCTGCCCGGCCTGGACGCCACGATTCGCAACGTGCCCCTGGCGCATCTGCGCGCCAATCTGTCCGCGGGCCTGCGTCCCGGCGAACCGATCGCGGCGGCCGGCCTGAGCGACGCCGCGCCGGCCGCGTCCACGCTGCCCGTCTCCCGCGCCCGGCCGGTCTGGGCGCAACTGATCGGCAACTGGCAGCGCCAGGACGCGACCGATGACTCGACCGCCGTCCGCCTGCGCACCACCGGTCTCTTCGTCGGCGCGGACCATGCCCTCGGCGCCGGCTGGCGCCTGGGCGGCGCGCTCGGGTACACCGACAGCCAGTTGCGCACCAAAGGCACGGCAGACCGCGGCGGCATCGACAGCTACAGCGCGCTCGCCTACGGCGGCAAGGCCTTCGAGGCCGGTCCCGGCACGCTCAACCTGATGCTGGGTGCGTCCCATACCTGGCACGACATCGACACGCGGCGGCGCGTCGCCGTCGGCGGCCTGGACCAGACGTTGCGAGCCGGCTATCGCGCCAACACCACCCAGGTCTTCACCGAACTGGGCTACACCCTGGCCCCCGGCAACGGCCTGACGCTCGAACCTTACGCGGGCCTGGCGTGGGCCGGCCTGCGCAGCCGGGCATTCCAGGAAAGCGGAGGCAGCGCCGCGCTCTCGGGCACGCGCCAGGCCACCCGCACCACGACGGCCACGCTGGGCCTGCGCGCCGCCCAGTCGCTGCAGATGGGCCCGCTCCAAGGCAGCGTCACGGCCGGCGCTGGCTGGCGCCGCGCCTTCGGCGATCTGCGGCCGACCTCGACGCTGGCGTTCGATACCGGCTCGGCCTTTACCGTCACCGGCGCGCCCATCGCCCGCAACGCCGCGCTGCTCGAAGCCGGGCTGCAGGCGCAGGCCGGCCGCAATGCGACGATCGCGCTGAACTACGCGGGACAACTCGGGGCGGGCAGCCGCGACCACAGCGCCACGCTGAGTTGGCGCTGGACCTTCTGA
- a CDS encoding fumarate hydratase yields the protein MSVLIKEEDFIQSIADGIQFISYYHPVDYIRHLARAYEREESPAARDAMAQILTNSRMCAEGKRPLCQDTGIVNVFLKVGMGVRFDTRRTLQELCDEGVRRGYLNPDNPLRASVLDDPLFARKNTRDNTPCILHVELVPGDKVDVQLASKGGGSENKSKFAMLNPSDSLVDWVLKTVPTMGAGWCPPGMLGIGVGGTAEKAMLMAKQSLMEDIDMYELLARGPQNKLEELRIELYEKVNALGIGAQGLGGLTTVLDVKISTFPTHAASKPVAMIPNCAATRHAHFELDGSGPARLDPPSLSEWPEVHWAPDYNKSRQVDLNTLTKEEVASWKPGQTLLLSGKMLTGRDAAHKRIQDMLAKGEPLPVDFTNRVIYYVGPVDPVRDEVVGPAGPTTATRMDKFTDMMLEQTGLIAMIGKSERGPVAIESIKQHGSAYLMAVGGAAYLVSKAIRGAKVLGFADLGMEAIYEFDVKDMPVTVAVDAQGTSVHTTGPKEWQARIGKIPVATA from the coding sequence ATGTCCGTCCTCATCAAAGAAGAAGACTTCATCCAGTCGATAGCCGATGGCATCCAGTTCATCAGCTATTACCACCCCGTCGACTACATCCGCCACCTGGCCCGCGCCTACGAGCGCGAGGAAAGCCCGGCCGCGCGCGACGCGATGGCCCAGATCCTGACCAACTCGCGCATGTGCGCCGAGGGCAAGCGCCCGCTGTGCCAGGACACCGGCATCGTCAACGTGTTCCTGAAGGTCGGCATGGGCGTGCGTTTCGACACCAGGCGCACCCTGCAGGAACTGTGCGACGAAGGCGTGCGCCGCGGCTACCTGAATCCGGACAATCCCCTGCGCGCCTCGGTGCTGGACGATCCGCTGTTCGCCCGCAAGAACACCCGCGACAACACACCCTGTATCCTGCACGTCGAGCTTGTCCCGGGTGACAAGGTCGACGTGCAGCTGGCTTCGAAGGGCGGCGGTTCGGAAAACAAGTCCAAGTTCGCCATGCTCAACCCCAGCGATTCGCTGGTGGACTGGGTGCTCAAGACGGTCCCGACCATGGGCGCCGGCTGGTGCCCGCCGGGCATGCTGGGCATCGGCGTCGGCGGCACCGCCGAAAAGGCCATGCTGATGGCCAAGCAGTCGCTGATGGAAGACATCGACATGTACGAACTGCTGGCCCGCGGCCCGCAGAACAAGCTCGAAGAGCTGCGCATCGAGCTGTACGAGAAGGTCAACGCGCTGGGCATCGGCGCCCAGGGCCTGGGCGGCCTGACGACCGTGCTGGACGTCAAGATCAGCACCTTCCCGACGCACGCGGCCTCCAAGCCCGTCGCCATGATCCCGAACTGTGCGGCCACCCGCCATGCCCACTTCGAGCTGGACGGCTCGGGCCCGGCGCGCCTGGACCCGCCGTCGCTGTCCGAATGGCCGGAAGTGCACTGGGCGCCGGACTACAACAAGTCCAGGCAGGTCGACCTGAACACGCTGACGAAGGAAGAAGTCGCCAGCTGGAAGCCGGGCCAGACCCTGCTGCTGTCGGGCAAGATGCTGACTGGCCGCGACGCCGCGCACAAGCGCATCCAGGACATGCTGGCCAAGGGCGAGCCGCTGCCGGTGGACTTCACCAACCGCGTCATCTACTACGTCGGCCCGGTCGATCCGGTGCGCGACGAAGTGGTGGGCCCGGCCGGTCCCACCACCGCCACCCGCATGGACAAGTTCACCGACATGATGCTGGAGCAGACCGGCCTGATCGCCATGATCGGCAAGTCCGAGCGCGGCCCGGTCGCCATCGAGTCGATCAAGCAGCACGGCTCGGCCTACCTGATGGCCGTGGGCGGCGCGGCCTACCTGGTGTCCAAGGCGATCCGCGGCGCCAAGGTGCTGGGTTTCGCCGACCTGGGCATGGAAGCCATCTACGAGTTCGACGTGAAGGACATGCCGGTGACCGTGGCGGTTGACGCCCAGGGCACCTCGGTCCACACCACCGGCCCGAAGGAATGGCAGGCCCGGATCGGCAAGATCCCGGTCGCCACGGCGTAA
- a CDS encoding MaoC/PaaZ C-terminal domain-containing protein translates to MPLDYATVKHWRFDDVRQRYDDKDTMLYALGIGLGQDPEDTRQLRYVYEKDLCAFPTMSVVLGYPGFWMSDPRAGIDWVRLVHGEQRLALHAPLPTSGTVIGRSRVTHVIDKGADKGAIVITERTLHDTAGTHLATLRQSTFCRGDGGFGQGDASPEPLPAAPQGEPERRCDLRIPPQAALLYRLNADRNPLHADPEVAHQAGYPKPILHGLCSYGVAAHALVKTWCDYDASRLTRLDARFSAPVYPGETLQCDMWRMPDGQIRFIARAVERGIVVMSHGTAEVRS, encoded by the coding sequence ATGCCACTCGATTACGCGACCGTGAAGCACTGGCGCTTCGACGACGTGCGCCAGCGCTACGACGACAAGGACACCATGCTGTACGCGCTAGGCATCGGCCTGGGGCAGGACCCCGAGGACACCCGGCAGCTGCGCTACGTGTACGAAAAGGACCTTTGCGCCTTTCCCACCATGAGCGTGGTGCTGGGCTATCCGGGATTCTGGATGAGCGACCCGCGCGCCGGCATCGATTGGGTGCGGCTGGTGCATGGCGAACAGCGGCTGGCGCTGCACGCGCCGCTGCCCACGTCGGGCACCGTGATCGGCAGGAGCCGCGTCACCCACGTGATCGACAAGGGCGCGGACAAAGGCGCCATCGTCATCACCGAACGCACGCTGCACGACACCGCCGGCACGCACCTGGCGACCCTGCGGCAAAGCACCTTCTGCCGCGGCGATGGCGGTTTCGGCCAGGGCGATGCCAGCCCCGAGCCGCTGCCCGCCGCGCCGCAGGGCGAACCGGAGCGCCGCTGCGACCTGCGCATTCCGCCGCAGGCGGCGCTGCTGTACCGCCTGAACGCCGACCGCAATCCGCTGCACGCCGACCCCGAGGTGGCGCACCAGGCGGGCTATCCCAAGCCGATCCTGCACGGCCTGTGCTCCTACGGCGTGGCCGCGCATGCGCTGGTGAAGACCTGGTGCGACTATGACGCCTCGCGGCTGACCCGGCTGGACGCGCGGTTCTCGGCGCCGGTGTATCCGGGCGAGACGCTGCAATGCGACATGTGGCGCATGCCGGATGGCCAGATACGCTTCATCGCCCGCGCTGTCGAGCGCGGCATCGTGGTCATGAGCCACGGCACTGCCGAGGTGCGGTCATGA
- a CDS encoding methyl-accepting chemotaxis protein yields MHWFSLKRLFRRKRDTRSADLYGQIAAIHKAQAVIEFDLDGHVLMANQNFLDAMGYTLEELLGRHHRIFVAPDRRDSPEYMAFWDKLKRGEYDAGRYRRIHKDGGDVWLQASYNPILDAAGRPFKVVKYATDVTEQQRRQADTEGQLEAISKVQGIIEFELDGAIIRANDLFLDAMGYREDELRGRHHSMLVLPEEVRSPAYKEFWRKLRGGEYDTGQYLRIGKNGRRVWIEASYNPIFDAEGRPFKVVKFATDITKRFTAAQTLRVAVQGLTENAERASQANTLARDACQVAEEGGKTVAGVVATMGAITDSSRRISEIIGVMDGIAFQTNILALNAAVEAARAGPHGRGFAVVAAEVRSLAQNSASAAKEIKDLITTSVQQIGSGAEQVQSAGATMENIVTSSRRVTEIMGEVVEVSLAQSAKLGDVTEDITQMTAEAAHELQRAYDVHDRPATARPAASARAAAAGSPAPSQPALEYVRY; encoded by the coding sequence ATGCATTGGTTTTCCCTCAAGCGTCTGTTCCGTCGCAAGCGCGACACGCGAAGCGCCGATCTTTACGGCCAGATCGCGGCGATCCACAAGGCGCAGGCGGTCATCGAATTCGACCTGGACGGGCATGTGCTCATGGCCAACCAGAATTTCCTCGACGCCATGGGCTACACGCTTGAAGAATTGCTGGGGCGGCATCACCGCATCTTCGTCGCGCCCGACCGCCGCGATTCGCCTGAATACATGGCCTTCTGGGACAAGCTCAAGCGCGGCGAATACGACGCCGGGCGCTATCGCCGCATCCACAAGGATGGCGGCGACGTCTGGCTGCAGGCCAGCTACAACCCGATCCTCGATGCCGCCGGCCGGCCCTTCAAGGTGGTCAAGTACGCCACCGACGTCACCGAGCAGCAGCGGCGCCAGGCGGACACCGAAGGCCAGCTCGAAGCCATCTCCAAGGTGCAGGGCATCATCGAGTTCGAACTGGACGGCGCCATCATCCGCGCCAACGACCTGTTCCTGGACGCCATGGGCTATCGCGAAGACGAATTGCGCGGCCGGCACCACAGCATGCTGGTGTTGCCCGAAGAGGTCCGCAGCCCCGCCTACAAGGAATTCTGGCGCAAGCTGCGCGGCGGCGAATACGACACCGGCCAGTACCTGCGCATCGGCAAGAACGGCCGCCGCGTCTGGATCGAGGCCAGCTACAACCCGATCTTCGACGCCGAGGGGCGGCCGTTCAAGGTGGTGAAGTTCGCCACCGACATCACCAAGCGCTTCACCGCCGCGCAGACGCTGCGGGTGGCGGTCCAGGGCCTGACCGAAAACGCCGAACGCGCCAGCCAGGCCAACACGCTGGCGCGCGACGCCTGCCAGGTCGCCGAGGAAGGCGGCAAGACCGTGGCCGGCGTGGTCGCCACCATGGGCGCCATCACCGACAGCTCGCGGCGCATCTCGGAAATCATCGGAGTCATGGATGGCATCGCGTTCCAGACCAACATCCTGGCGCTGAACGCCGCGGTCGAGGCGGCGCGGGCCGGCCCCCATGGCAGGGGTTTCGCGGTGGTGGCGGCGGAAGTGCGCAGCCTGGCCCAGAACAGCGCGTCCGCGGCCAAGGAGATCAAGGACCTGATCACCACCTCGGTCCAGCAGATCGGCAGCGGCGCCGAACAGGTCCAATCCGCCGGCGCCACCATGGAGAACATCGTGACCTCGTCGCGCCGGGTCACCGAGATCATGGGCGAAGTGGTCGAGGTGTCGCTGGCGCAATCGGCCAAGCTGGGCGACGTGACCGAGGACATCACCCAGATGACGGCCGAGGCGGCGCACGAATTGCAGCGCGCCTACGACGTGCATGACCGGCCCGCGACGGCGCGGCCGGCCGCGTCGGCGCGGGCCGCCGCGGCCGGCTCCCCGGCGCCCTCGCAACCGGCGCTGGAGTACGTGCGCTACTGA
- a CDS encoding crotonase/enoyl-CoA hydratase family protein has translation MSDLIKVEVADGIQIITINRPEAKNAINLETAQAMAAALDQLDSRDDVRIGILTGAGGTFSSGMDLKAFAKSGQRPYVEGRGFAGLNEAPPKKPLIAAVEGYALAGGCEMALASDLIVAASNAKFGLPEVKRGLVAGAGGMLRLPRRLPYHIAMEVILTGDMLGAERAYGFGLVNRLTEPGGALAGALELARAIVENGPLSVQTAKSIVAQSGDWTQEEMFGRQRPLIAHIFSSADAKEGATAFAEKRKPVWQGK, from the coding sequence ATGTCTGACCTGATCAAGGTGGAAGTCGCCGACGGCATCCAGATCATCACCATCAACCGCCCCGAGGCCAAGAACGCCATCAACCTGGAAACCGCCCAGGCCATGGCCGCGGCGCTCGACCAGCTGGACAGCCGCGACGACGTGCGCATCGGCATCCTGACGGGCGCGGGCGGCACGTTCTCGTCGGGGATGGACCTGAAGGCGTTCGCCAAGTCGGGCCAGCGCCCCTACGTCGAAGGCCGCGGTTTCGCCGGCCTGAACGAAGCGCCGCCGAAAAAGCCGCTGATCGCCGCAGTCGAAGGCTACGCGCTGGCGGGCGGTTGCGAGATGGCGCTGGCCTCCGACCTGATCGTGGCCGCCAGCAACGCCAAGTTCGGCCTGCCCGAAGTCAAGCGCGGCCTGGTGGCCGGCGCCGGCGGCATGCTGCGCCTGCCGCGCCGCCTGCCGTACCACATCGCCATGGAAGTGATCCTGACCGGCGACATGCTGGGCGCCGAGCGCGCCTACGGCTTCGGCCTGGTCAACCGCCTGACCGAGCCGGGCGGCGCCCTGGCCGGCGCGCTGGAACTGGCCCGCGCCATCGTCGAGAACGGCCCGCTGTCGGTGCAGACCGCCAAGAGCATCGTGGCGCAGTCCGGCGACTGGACCCAGGAAGAGATGTTCGGCCGCCAGCGTCCGCTGATCGCCCACATCTTCTCGTCGGCCGACGCCAAGGAAGGCGCCACCGCTTTCGCGGAGAAGCGCAAGCCGGTCTGGCAAGGAAAATAA